The following coding sequences lie in one Paracidovorax avenae genomic window:
- a CDS encoding EAL domain-containing protein → MRLFRPPSAGSFRRALFSESPAVTAVLVAAGMAAMFIPVMQLLGTGLGGPHGLEQFLDMVAVLIGVLAVSVSLHMLDESAQGRANILVAGLATAAVCNFFHGVLSHQPLGTGQDAQAAVSHYFSFWGHGVEAVTLLLFAARASAAGPGMAWALVSALLSLVIVWTATTEGPRDWLVASGHAPLRVAALVSGAIMVLSAGLFYGMRQRRADAAVPRHGRRRTMAAAAVAMAMAQFLLALPPDRFLWSRMLAHALHVVGYALLFQAVFIAGVRMPYARLREAESRLRESESRLQLLGRNLPDSVLYQMVREPDGRRRFVHMGEALERLVGVRAADVMEDAQRLFDRIDPEDRAAQAEADEASYRTMGVGESVVRMRRMDGAPRWIRLSSSPRLLKGGSGRVIWDGVLTDVTEQREAQDLSRAHEIQLASLLGRMPGGISRLDRDLRILYVNPSQAQWLRRTPQELEGRLVAEVLSAELVQSLHPHLLQALQGQPVVFDYRSPYSGGGPEFFHTTIIPETGPDGRVVAIMVFAVDVTEQKHLALELGQQRSRLASLVNAIPDVVFLKDASGRYLSCNPVFERYLGRRERDIVGLGDEELLTPIEAARVRQLDERAMAAWQPVVYEETLTFAEDGYAGYFETIKTPIRDMHGHVTGLLSVSRDITDRKKAEQQIELLAFFDALTGLPNRRLLLDRLQRAGAACQRNEKLGALLFIDLDNFKDLNDTLGHDMGDRLLVQVAQRLQECVRTSDTVARFGGDEFVVMLEGLDADTAQAALQAEQVAEKLLAQLNRPFEMGAQQHYSTPSIGITLFGDQRRSVDELLKRADLAMYQAKAAGRNTQRFFDPDMQAQVTARSQLESDLRQGIARQELTVHLQPIVDGSTRLCGAEALVRWRHPVKGLVSPADFIPLAEETGLILPLGRQVLQAACEQLVRWAAHPATAAFTIAVNVSARQFRQPDFVAEVLGTLAGTGANPQRLKLELTESLLLGDVEDTIGRMAQLKRVGVGFALDDFGTGYSSLSYLKRLPLDLVKIDQSFVRDVLTDPNDAAIVRTILALAKSLDLQVVAEGVETAGQLSFLKLHGCEGFQGYLFGRPVPMEAFEREHDLPVPAEPDAARGTAGAVL, encoded by the coding sequence ATGCGCCTGTTCCGCCCGCCGTCTGCCGGTTCTTTCCGCCGCGCCCTGTTTTCCGAAAGCCCGGCGGTCACCGCCGTGCTGGTGGCGGCCGGCATGGCGGCGATGTTCATCCCCGTCATGCAACTGCTGGGCACGGGACTGGGCGGCCCCCACGGCCTCGAGCAGTTCCTGGACATGGTGGCGGTGCTGATCGGCGTGCTGGCCGTGTCGGTGTCGCTGCACATGCTGGATGAGAGCGCGCAGGGCCGCGCCAACATCCTGGTGGCGGGCCTGGCGACCGCTGCCGTCTGCAATTTCTTCCACGGCGTCCTGTCGCACCAGCCGCTTGGCACGGGCCAGGACGCGCAGGCGGCGGTTTCGCATTATTTTTCCTTCTGGGGACACGGCGTGGAAGCGGTGACGCTGCTGCTGTTCGCGGCACGCGCCTCGGCCGCGGGCCCCGGCATGGCCTGGGCCCTGGTGTCGGCCCTGCTGTCCCTGGTCATTGTCTGGACGGCCACGACGGAAGGCCCTCGCGACTGGCTGGTCGCTTCGGGCCATGCGCCGCTGCGTGTCGCCGCCCTGGTGTCCGGCGCGATCATGGTCCTGTCCGCCGGACTGTTCTACGGCATGCGCCAGCGTCGCGCGGACGCGGCGGTGCCGCGCCACGGCCGGCGCCGCACGATGGCCGCCGCCGCGGTGGCGATGGCGATGGCGCAGTTTCTGCTGGCGCTGCCGCCGGACCGGTTCCTCTGGTCCCGCATGCTGGCCCATGCCCTGCATGTCGTGGGCTACGCGCTGCTCTTCCAGGCGGTGTTCATCGCCGGTGTCCGCATGCCCTATGCCCGGCTGAGGGAAGCGGAGTCCCGCCTGCGCGAAAGCGAGTCGCGTCTGCAACTGCTCGGCCGCAACCTGCCCGACAGCGTGCTCTACCAGATGGTCCGGGAGCCCGACGGCCGGCGCCGGTTCGTCCACATGGGCGAGGCGCTGGAGCGGCTCGTGGGAGTGCGCGCCGCCGACGTCATGGAGGATGCGCAGCGACTGTTCGACCGCATCGATCCCGAAGACCGGGCGGCCCAGGCCGAGGCGGATGAAGCCTCCTACCGAACGATGGGCGTGGGGGAGTCGGTGGTGCGGATGCGGCGCATGGACGGCGCGCCGCGGTGGATACGGCTGAGCTCCTCGCCGCGGCTGCTGAAGGGTGGAAGCGGCCGGGTCATCTGGGACGGCGTGCTCACCGACGTGACGGAGCAGCGGGAGGCGCAGGATCTGAGCCGGGCGCACGAAATCCAGCTCGCCAGCCTGCTGGGCCGCATGCCGGGGGGCATCTCCCGGCTCGACCGCGATCTGCGCATCCTCTACGTGAATCCGTCGCAGGCCCAGTGGCTGCGGCGCACCCCGCAGGAACTGGAAGGGCGGCTCGTTGCCGAAGTCCTGTCCGCGGAACTCGTGCAGTCTTTGCATCCGCATCTGCTGCAGGCCTTGCAGGGGCAGCCGGTGGTGTTCGACTACCGTTCGCCCTACAGCGGGGGAGGCCCGGAGTTCTTCCACACCACCATCATTCCCGAGACTGGGCCGGACGGGCGCGTCGTGGCGATCATGGTGTTCGCCGTCGACGTGACGGAACAGAAGCACCTGGCGCTGGAACTGGGCCAGCAGCGGTCCCGGCTCGCCAGCCTCGTCAACGCCATTCCGGACGTGGTGTTCCTCAAGGATGCGTCCGGGCGCTACCTGTCCTGCAACCCGGTGTTCGAGCGCTACCTGGGCCGGCGCGAGCGCGACATCGTCGGCCTGGGCGACGAGGAACTGCTGACTCCCATCGAAGCCGCCCGCGTGCGCCAGCTCGACGAGCGGGCGATGGCCGCCTGGCAGCCCGTGGTGTACGAGGAAACGCTCACCTTCGCCGAAGACGGCTATGCCGGCTACTTCGAGACCATCAAGACCCCGATCCGCGACATGCACGGGCACGTCACGGGGCTGCTCAGCGTGAGCCGCGACATCACCGACCGCAAGAAGGCCGAGCAGCAGATCGAGCTGCTGGCCTTCTTCGACGCCCTGACCGGGCTGCCGAACCGGCGCCTGCTGCTGGACCGCCTGCAGCGGGCCGGTGCCGCCTGCCAGCGCAACGAGAAGCTGGGCGCGCTGCTTTTCATCGACCTGGACAACTTCAAGGACCTCAACGACACCCTCGGCCACGACATGGGAGACCGCCTGCTCGTGCAGGTGGCGCAGCGGCTGCAGGAGTGCGTCCGCACCTCCGATACCGTCGCCCGTTTCGGCGGCGACGAATTCGTGGTCATGCTCGAAGGCCTGGACGCCGACACCGCGCAGGCGGCGCTGCAGGCCGAACAGGTCGCGGAGAAACTGCTGGCCCAGCTCAACCGGCCCTTCGAGATGGGAGCGCAGCAGCACTACAGCACGCCGAGCATCGGCATCACCCTCTTCGGCGACCAGCGGCGCAGCGTGGACGAACTGCTCAAGCGCGCCGACCTGGCCATGTACCAGGCCAAGGCGGCCGGGCGGAACACCCAGCGGTTCTTCGATCCGGACATGCAGGCCCAGGTGACGGCGCGCTCGCAGCTGGAGTCGGACCTCCGCCAGGGCATCGCGCGGCAGGAGCTCACCGTGCACCTGCAGCCCATCGTGGACGGCAGCACGCGCCTGTGCGGTGCGGAAGCGCTGGTGCGCTGGCGGCATCCCGTGAAGGGCCTGGTGAGCCCGGCCGACTTCATCCCGCTCGCCGAAGAGACCGGTCTCATCCTTCCGCTGGGCCGGCAGGTGCTGCAGGCCGCGTGCGAGCAGCTCGTGCGCTGGGCGGCCCATCCCGCCACGGCCGCTTTCACCATCGCGGTGAACGTGAGCGCCCGGCAGTTCCGCCAGCCCGATTTCGTCGCGGAGGTCCTGGGAACGCTCGCGGGTACCGGGGCCAATCCGCAGCGGCTCAAGCTCGAGCTCACCGAAAGCCTGCTGCTGGGCGACGTGGAAGACACGATCGGCCGCATGGCGCAGCTCAAGCGGGTCGGCGTGGGCTTCGCGCTGGACGATTTCGGCACCGGGTACTCGTCGCTGAGCTACCTCAAGCGGCTTCCCCTGGACCTGGTGAAGATCGACCAGAGCTTCGTGCGCGATGTGCTCACCGACCCCAACGACGCCGCCATCGTCCGCACCATCCTGGCGCTGGCCAAGAGCCTCGACCTGCAGGTCGTGGCCGAAGGTGTGGAAACCGCGGGCCAGCTGAGCTTCCTCAAGCTGCACGGCTGCGAAGGCTTCCAGGGCTACCTGTTCGGCAGGCCGGTGCCGATGGAGGCCTTCGAGCGCGAGCACGACCTTCCGGTTCCAGCAGAGCCTGACGCGGCCCGCGGAACCGCCGGCGCGGTGCTCTGA
- a CDS encoding putative bifunctional diguanylate cyclase/phosphodiesterase, whose protein sequence is MRIGWIDSAADGESSAAAASLASEGGHWGHAWDVVPVPWTSMRDGPGPGAGFDAVVLVPPLHAVTLPAWSVQPGRRLPLLLYLDAQPQQEALAARALRAGPGDYVLRSGPGDGTMRDLSLRLSALLAACERGGIDGMRQGVARPDGDGAASPPGHAASPEMLRTALDHMASGLLILGADRRVRFYNDRLPEILDLPRTLLDAAPTLAEVKQWQAQRGDFGPGFERVDERGRPYVESGDALPPPGVYWRKTPDGRMLEVFTAPLPGGEWLRTFSDVTPHMLLQSELRLSEARFRSLCDLSSDWYWEQDAEHRFVHVNQGLKGLGISPEEVVGRARWELGASNLSAQDWVEHRRLLAARQPFRDLELQRTAADGRVYWVSVSGIPVFSADGAFQGYRGVGRDITERKRVDAEIERLAFFDPLTGLPNRRLLTDRLHRAIATAAQERSHGALLFLDLDNFKDLNDTLGHDMGDRLLVQAAQRLLACVGAGDTVSRFGGDEFVVLAESLPGDMHRARADAAVLANRITAALGRPYAVGGMGYHHSTPSIGLALFGGGAGDTAGVDDLLKHADLAMYQAKAAGRNTIRFFDPSMLQAVLARAALESELRLALESDELLLHYQPLVNGDGSMLGAEALVRWRHPQRGLVMPGEFIPAAEQGGLIIPLGQWVLEKACAQLVAWSRSAATAQLVLAVNVSVRQFRQPDFVDRLLQTLRRSGAQPRLLKIELTESLLMADVEEVIARMEQLRAHGVGFAIDDFGTGYSSLAYLKRLPLDQLKIDQSFVRDVLTDPNDAAIVRTILALARSLDLEVVAEGVETTGQLKFLQRHGCKAFQGHLFGRPAPAAVLERALRPAF, encoded by the coding sequence ATGCGCATCGGGTGGATCGATTCCGCCGCGGACGGCGAGAGCTCCGCGGCAGCAGCGTCCCTGGCATCGGAGGGCGGGCACTGGGGGCATGCATGGGACGTGGTTCCTGTGCCCTGGACGTCGATGCGCGACGGGCCCGGCCCGGGCGCCGGGTTCGACGCCGTGGTGCTGGTGCCGCCCCTGCACGCGGTGACACTGCCCGCATGGTCCGTACAGCCCGGCCGGCGCCTGCCGCTGCTGCTGTATCTCGACGCGCAGCCCCAGCAGGAAGCCCTGGCGGCCCGGGCGCTGCGCGCCGGCCCCGGAGACTACGTCCTGCGCTCAGGCCCGGGTGACGGCACGATGCGCGACCTCTCCCTGCGACTGTCGGCCCTGCTGGCTGCCTGCGAGCGGGGCGGCATCGACGGGATGCGGCAGGGGGTGGCCCGGCCGGACGGGGACGGGGCCGCCAGCCCTCCCGGTCATGCCGCCTCACCGGAAATGCTGCGCACGGCACTCGACCACATGGCGTCCGGCCTGCTCATCCTCGGGGCGGACCGCCGCGTGCGCTTCTACAACGACCGCCTGCCGGAGATACTCGACCTTCCGCGCACCTTGCTCGATGCCGCTCCCACTCTCGCGGAAGTGAAGCAATGGCAGGCGCAGCGCGGCGATTTCGGGCCGGGCTTCGAGCGGGTGGACGAGCGGGGACGCCCGTACGTGGAGAGCGGCGACGCCCTTCCGCCCCCCGGCGTCTATTGGCGCAAGACACCCGACGGCCGCATGCTCGAGGTCTTCACCGCGCCCCTGCCGGGCGGGGAGTGGCTGCGCACCTTTTCCGACGTGACCCCGCACATGCTCCTGCAGTCGGAACTGCGCCTCAGCGAGGCACGGTTCCGCAGCCTGTGCGATCTGTCGTCCGACTGGTACTGGGAGCAGGATGCAGAGCACCGTTTCGTCCACGTCAACCAGGGCCTCAAAGGCCTGGGCATTTCACCGGAGGAAGTGGTCGGCCGGGCACGGTGGGAACTGGGCGCCTCCAATCTCTCCGCGCAGGACTGGGTGGAGCACCGGCGCCTCCTGGCGGCGCGCCAGCCCTTCCGGGACCTGGAGCTGCAGCGTACCGCGGCCGACGGTCGCGTGTATTGGGTGTCCGTGAGCGGGATCCCGGTCTTCAGCGCGGACGGCGCCTTCCAGGGCTACCGGGGCGTGGGCCGGGACATCACCGAGCGCAAGCGCGTGGATGCGGAAATCGAACGCCTGGCGTTCTTCGATCCGCTGACCGGGCTGCCCAACCGGCGCCTGCTCACCGACCGCCTGCACCGCGCCATCGCCACGGCGGCGCAGGAGCGCAGCCACGGCGCGCTGCTCTTCCTCGACCTGGACAACTTCAAGGACCTCAACGACACGCTCGGGCACGACATGGGCGACCGCCTGCTCGTGCAGGCGGCGCAGCGCCTGCTCGCCTGCGTCGGTGCAGGCGATACGGTGAGCCGGTTCGGCGGCGACGAATTCGTGGTGCTGGCAGAAAGCCTGCCGGGCGACATGCACCGGGCCCGCGCCGACGCGGCCGTGCTGGCCAACCGGATCACCGCGGCGCTGGGCAGGCCCTACGCGGTCGGGGGGATGGGATACCACCACAGCACGCCCAGCATCGGGCTGGCGCTGTTCGGTGGCGGCGCCGGGGACACGGCCGGCGTGGACGACCTGCTCAAGCATGCCGATCTCGCCATGTACCAGGCCAAGGCCGCGGGGCGCAACACGATCCGCTTCTTCGATCCCTCGATGCTGCAGGCGGTGCTCGCGCGCGCGGCGCTCGAGTCGGAGTTGCGGCTCGCCCTCGAATCGGACGAACTCCTGCTGCACTACCAGCCCCTGGTCAACGGCGACGGCAGCATGCTGGGCGCGGAGGCGCTGGTGCGCTGGCGCCACCCGCAGCGCGGCCTGGTGATGCCCGGGGAATTCATCCCGGCGGCCGAGCAGGGCGGGCTGATCATCCCGCTGGGGCAATGGGTCCTGGAGAAGGCCTGTGCCCAGTTGGTGGCCTGGAGCCGGAGCGCTGCCACGGCACAGCTCGTGCTTGCGGTGAACGTGAGCGTGCGCCAGTTCCGCCAGCCCGATTTCGTGGACCGGTTGCTGCAGACGCTGCGCCGCAGCGGAGCGCAGCCGCGGCTGCTCAAGATCGAACTCACCGAAAGCCTGCTCATGGCGGACGTGGAGGAAGTGATTGCGCGCATGGAGCAGCTGCGTGCGCACGGGGTGGGCTTTGCCATCGACGATTTCGGCACGGGTTACTCGTCGCTCGCCTACCTCAAGCGGCTGCCGCTGGACCAGCTCAAGATCGACCAGAGCTTCGTGCGCGATGTGCTGACCGACCCCAACGATGCCGCCATCGTGCGGACCATCCTTGCGCTGGCCCGCAGCCTCGACCTGGAGGTGGTCGCCGAAGGGGTGGAGACCACGGGCCAGCTGAAATTCCTGCAGCGCCACGGCTGCAAGGCGTTCCAGGGCCACCTCTTCGGGCGGCCGGCGCCGGCCGCCGTACTGGAGCGGGCGCTGCGCCCGGCCTTCTGA
- a CDS encoding FAD-dependent monooxygenase: protein MQHTRQTVLLVAGGGIGGLSAALAGSRAGWSVDLYERAPVFSEVGAGVQLGPNAVRLLHAWGLEPALQAVAAYPDRLQVRSALDGRVLAAMPLGTAIASRYGAPYVAIHRADLHGLLLEAVRGRSGVELHLGETIADHGEHAAGVTLRTVAGHPVQGTAFVGADGLRSATRARMLGAEPARISGHLAYRTVVPQQALPERLRTTQVTAWLGPGLHVVQYPVRRGELMNIVAIRHGRAPEDLDHWDHAGNAGDLEGALRLACAALQDLVRAVPQAGGGWRLWPLSDRSPLAGPHEMARGRVALLGDAAHPMRPYLAQGAGMAIEDAAALGLALSGGGDDVPRRLARYAAGRWQRNARVQSRAERNGRIFHARGPLRWARDASLRLFGARLLDQPWLYRGDAVDAMTAGAGSSR from the coding sequence ATGCAACACACACGACAGACCGTGCTTCTGGTCGCGGGCGGCGGTATCGGTGGCCTGTCCGCGGCCCTGGCCGGCTCGCGCGCGGGCTGGTCGGTGGACCTGTACGAGCGCGCTCCCGTTTTCAGCGAAGTGGGCGCGGGCGTGCAGCTCGGGCCGAATGCGGTGAGGCTGCTGCATGCCTGGGGACTGGAGCCTGCCCTGCAGGCTGTCGCCGCGTATCCCGACAGGCTGCAGGTGCGCAGCGCGCTGGATGGCCGGGTGCTGGCGGCCATGCCGCTGGGCACGGCCATCGCGTCCCGCTACGGAGCGCCCTACGTGGCCATCCACCGCGCGGACCTGCATGGCCTGCTGCTGGAGGCCGTGCGCGGGCGGTCCGGCGTCGAGCTGCATCTCGGCGAGACCATCGCGGACCATGGGGAGCATGCAGCGGGGGTCACGCTGCGCACGGTGGCGGGGCACCCGGTGCAGGGGACCGCCTTCGTCGGTGCCGACGGACTGCGCAGCGCCACGCGCGCCCGGATGCTGGGCGCGGAGCCCGCGCGGATATCCGGCCATCTGGCCTACCGGACGGTGGTGCCGCAGCAGGCGCTGCCCGAGCGCCTGCGCACCACGCAGGTCACGGCCTGGCTCGGGCCGGGCCTGCATGTGGTCCAGTATCCGGTGCGCCGCGGCGAACTCATGAACATCGTTGCCATCCGCCATGGACGGGCGCCGGAGGACCTCGACCACTGGGACCATGCCGGCAACGCGGGGGACCTGGAAGGGGCGCTGCGGCTCGCCTGCGCGGCGCTGCAGGACCTGGTGCGCGCGGTGCCGCAGGCGGGCGGCGGCTGGCGCCTCTGGCCGCTGTCCGACCGGTCTCCGCTGGCCGGGCCGCACGAGATGGCGCGCGGCAGGGTGGCCCTGCTGGGCGACGCCGCCCATCCGATGCGGCCCTATCTGGCCCAGGGCGCCGGCATGGCGATCGAGGATGCCGCAGCGCTCGGGCTCGCCCTGTCCGGTGGCGGCGACGATGTGCCGCGCCGCCTGGCGCGCTACGCTGCCGGACGGTGGCAGCGCAACGCGCGCGTGCAGTCCAGGGCCGAACGCAATGGCAGGATCTTCCATGCCAGGGGCCCCCTGCGCTGGGCCCGCGACGCCTCCCTGCGCCTGTTCGGAGCGCGCCTGCTCGACCAGCCCTGGCTTTACCGGGGCGATGCCGTGGACGCGATGACCGCGGGTGCCGGCAGCAGCCGGTAG
- the kynA gene encoding tryptophan 2,3-dioxygenase, translating into MCPHATQASSTPPSAAPAPSAHASRPEAIVHEERAQLDFSRDMSYGDYLQLDAILNAQKPLSPNHNEMLFIVQHQTSELWMKLMLHELRAAIDHVAQGDLPPAFKMLARVSKIMEQLVHAWDVLATMTPPEYSAIRPYLAQSSGFQSYQYRCIEFSLGNKNAAMLKPHAHRPDLLAQVQAAYEAPSLYDEALRLLARRGIPVPASHTDRDWTQPYAESDAVEGAWLAVYRDTQRYWDLYQLGEKLTDLEDAFRLWRFRHVTTVERVIGFKRGTGGTGGVSYLRRMLDVVLFPEIWKLRTSL; encoded by the coding sequence ATGTGCCCCCACGCCACGCAAGCATCCAGCACGCCTCCGTCAGCAGCCCCCGCCCCTTCGGCGCATGCGTCCCGCCCCGAAGCCATCGTGCACGAGGAGCGCGCACAGCTCGACTTCAGCCGCGACATGAGCTATGGCGACTACCTGCAGCTCGATGCGATCCTGAACGCGCAGAAGCCGCTCTCGCCCAACCACAACGAGATGCTCTTCATCGTGCAGCACCAGACCAGCGAGCTGTGGATGAAGCTCATGCTGCACGAGCTGCGCGCCGCGATCGACCATGTGGCGCAGGGCGACCTGCCGCCGGCCTTCAAGATGCTGGCCCGGGTGTCCAAGATCATGGAACAGCTGGTCCATGCCTGGGACGTGCTGGCCACGATGACGCCGCCCGAGTACAGCGCCATCCGGCCCTACCTCGCGCAGTCGAGCGGCTTCCAGAGCTACCAGTACCGCTGCATCGAGTTCTCGCTGGGCAACAAGAACGCGGCGATGCTCAAGCCTCATGCGCACCGGCCGGACCTGCTCGCGCAGGTGCAGGCCGCCTACGAAGCGCCCTCGCTCTACGACGAGGCACTGCGCCTGCTGGCCCGCAGGGGCATTCCCGTGCCCGCGAGCCACACGGACCGCGACTGGACGCAGCCCTATGCCGAGAGCGATGCGGTGGAGGGGGCCTGGCTCGCGGTCTATCGCGACACACAGCGCTACTGGGACCTCTACCAGCTGGGCGAGAAGCTCACTGACCTGGAAGATGCCTTCCGCCTCTGGCGATTCCGCCACGTGACCACGGTGGAGCGCGTGATCGGCTTCAAGCGAGGCACCGGCGGCACGGGCGGCGTGAGCTACCTGCGGCGCATGCTGGACGTGGTGCTGTTTCCGGAGATCTGGAAGCTGCGCACGAGCCTCTGA